One Salvelinus fontinalis isolate EN_2023a chromosome 11, ASM2944872v1, whole genome shotgun sequence DNA window includes the following coding sequences:
- the LOC129865556 gene encoding NEDD4-binding protein 1-like: MASALSHLSPMSGREREGWSDGGGEDQVEDEFACSGALRGALLSFHPSLERIFGVSFMIGREEDAVLPHDGQIWLKLTGGRNDVVAAKLFVKGVVNQEAPQEVPYPGVLHCVFCGARGLFMDCLIRNTSARIVVVSPGFLLISGLAEPVVRAYSLITDLVERSKGTQGQLSEPSDRTAGETLDSCRAFKSLVERWDDRHTLDLLVLPGAVKETLLDLVRESGLGSNTGPGGLNPGHGGSNPGHGCLNPGPGLGLNLGLGGSRDGVGLMDTDTQRLWDSQYELEALTLMDSRIGTRAGEARDIQEVQGISMTKSTTKPSEHSYHNQDLGLRNIEQFSQQTFTTAPVKGREGSRYGTHGGIGIGNEAAPRDPIFHSFPQNEDIRGRAEGSEEAKEVQGHSPQEVKEEGHLEEEEEMETEEGEGNMLSVGSKEEFGLLLKFFTAMGYAEDVVLRVLAQTRPREASQILDLVQQEQNRTRLAMNGLVELAHREVEERGREGEECGGEEVRGKRSGIDKRVEMEGGVGEGVRAREEQREEKGRGGESAGLSEEVDRGRGEGGRESDEGNSKGGEVGNEEDFVLGVLKRAAANCGYTEEKVTEVYSTLPELSIRQLLLELQREGTRETEAKSQDRVRDEPREVNEVDSEVRKKKCRKEETEKERGKERKAPAQTFTTTENRGVERKNAKGERKTDEVEGVKVPNRTVDGPVRVEPDLAQWNAVMNQVPFPTHGLQKNPTQTRQQPAQTHTPRRASPPLVRGPPQPTYPITLPPQPTNLPLFPHQLVYPLTQPHQTTLDSALTVNNSSATRVKEKRGFLTLATEVPERKGLPAPAVERWGLPPMAAGSLVTGQQRFLEGLQTPFDLKLTDQPGDPGLRRVVIDGSNVAMSHGLGHFFSCRGIALAVQHFWNRGHRRVSTFLPQWRQKRDSRVKEQHYLTDLQNLGLLAYTPSREIEGKRINSYDDRFMLQLAQETDGVIVTNDNFRDLLNESHKFRDIIKKSLLQYTFVGDHFMVPDDPLGREGPHLDDFLRSLHRTPVPGSHSFAGIASTPFPQAPRAQTEVLKSSQARGRGKRKGQAKAGHGSPGMDLVPGMGLGLDMERSAAETSRLRESLSQVFPGQDSIVTLVLQCNPTVTDINSLSDFMLQQ; this comes from the exons ATGGCCTCTGCCCTGAGCCATCTCTCTCCAATgtctggaagagagagagaaggatggagtgatggaggaggagaggaccaggTGGAGGATGAGTTTGCGTGTTCCGGTGCGCTACGCGGAGCCCTACTGTCCTTCCACCCCTCCCTGGAGAGGATATTTGGGGTGTCCTTTATGAtcgggagagaggaggatgctgtGTTGCCACATGATGGACAGATCTGGCTTAAACTAACAGGAGGAAGGAACGACGTTGTGGCTGCCAAA ttgTTTGTTAAGGGAGTTGTGAACCAGGAGGCCCCGCAGGAGGTTCCGTATCCAGGGGTTCTTCACTGTGTGTTCTGTGGAGCACGGGGGCTGTTCATGGACTGCCTGATCAGAAACACCTCTGCTCGCATAGTG GTGGTTTCCCCAGGCTTCCTGCTCATCTCAGGTCTGGCAGAACCAGTGGTCAGGGCCTACTCCCTGATCACAGACCTTGTGGAGCGCTCCAAGGGCACCCAGGGACAACTCAGCGAGCCTAGTGACAGGACAGCAGGCGAGACCCTGGATTCTTGTCGGGCCTTCAAGTCCCTGGTGGAGAGATGGGATGACAGGCACACTCTGGACCTGCTAGTGCTACCGGGAGCAGTGAAGGAGACTTTACTGGATCTGGTGAGGGAATCTGGGCTGGGATCTAACACTGGTCCCGGGGGCTTGAACCCGGGTCATGGGGGCTCAAACCCAGGTCATGGGTGTTTAAATCCCGGTCCAGGGCTGGGCTTGAACCTTGGTCTTGGGGGGTCTAGAGACGGAGTGGGTCTAATGGACACTGATACACAGAGACTATGGGACAGCCAATACGAATTAGAGGCACTAACACTTATGGATAGCAGAATAGGGACCAGAGCTGGAGAGGCAAGGGACATACAGGAAGTGCAGGGGATTTCAATGACCAAATCAACGACCAAACCTTCCGAACATTCCTACCACAACCAAGACCTTGGTCTACGGAATATTGAACAGTTTTCTCAACAGACGTTCACTACCGCACCTGTAAAAGGTAGAGAGGGAAGCAGATATGGGACACACGGAGGGATAGGGATTGGGAACGAAGCAGCCCCCCGAGATCCCATCTTCCACTCTTTCCCCCAAAACGAAGACATTCGTGGTCGAGCCGAGGGGTCGGAGGAGGCAAAAGAGGTACAAGGGCATTCCCCACaggaggtaaaggaggagggacacctggaagaggaggaggagatggagacagaggagggagaagggaacaTGTTGTCAGTAGGGAGCAAGGAGGAGTTTGGCCTGCTTCTGAAGTTCTTCACGGCTATGGGCTATGCGGAAGACGTGGTACTGAGGGTCCtagcccagaccagacccagagaAGCTTCCCAGATCCTGGACCTGGTGCAACAAGAGCAGAACCGGACCAGACTGGCCATGAACGGCCTTGTGGAGCTAGCGcatagagaggtggaggagaggggaagagagggggaggagtgcgGAGGTGAAGAAGTGAGAGGAAAGAGAAGCGGTATAGATAAaagagtggagatggagggaggcgtGGGAGAAGGGGTGAGGGCTAGAGAAGAGcaaagagaggagaagggaagaggggGGGAGAGTGCAGGATTGTCTGAAGaggtagacagagggagaggtgaggggggcagGGAGAGCGATGAAGGGAACAGtaagggaggagaggtggggaacgAGGAGGATTTTGTACTGGGGGTGCTGAAGAGGGCTGCGGCCAACTGTGGGTACACAGAGGAGAAGGTAACAGAAGTATACAGTACGTTACCTGAACTGTCCATACGTCAGCTACTCCTGGAGCTACAGAGAGAAGGCACCAGAGAGACAGAAGCCAAATCCCAGGACAGGGTACGTGACGAACCAAGAGAGGTGAATGAGGTTGACTCAGAGGTACGGAAAAAGAAGTGCAGAAAAGAGGaaacggagaaggagaggggtaaaGAGAGGAAGGCACCGGCACAAACATTCACAACTACTGAAAACAGAGGAGTAGAAAGGAAGAATGCCAAAGGTGAAAGGAAGACGGATGAGGTAGAAGGAGTGAAAGTGCCAAACCGAACCGTTGATGGCccagttagggttgaaccggatCTGGCTCAGTGGAATGCTGTGATGAACCAGGTTCCGTTCCCGACCCATGGTCTCCAGAAGAACCCCACACAGACACGACAGCAGCCCGCCCAGACACACACCCCCCGTCGAGCCAGCCCCCCTTTAGTCAGAGGGCCTCCCCAGCCCACCTACCCCATCACACTACCTCCACAACCCACCAACCTTCCCTTATTTCCCCATCAACTTGTTTACCCTCTCACCCAGCCACACCAGACCACCTTAGACTCCGCCCTCACCGTGAATAACTCCTCAGCAACCAGAGTGAAGGAGAAACGGGGTTTCCTTACCCTAGCAACAGAGGTTCCAGAAAGAAAGGGTCTCCCTGCCCCGGCTGTTGAAAGATGGGGTCTCCCGCCCATGGCAGCAGGGTCTTTAGTGACGGGGCAGCAGCGCTTCCTGGAAGGACTACAGACGCCCTTTGACCTCAAGCTGACTGACCAACCAGGAGACCCAGGGCTCAGGAGGGTGGTCATCGACGGGAGCAATGTTGCCATGAG TCACGGTCTGGGTCATTTCTTCTCGTGTCGAGGAATCGCCCTGGCCGTGCAACACTTCTGGAACCGCGGCCACCGCAGAGTCAGCACCTTCCTGCCCCAGTGGAGGCAGAAGAGAGACTCCCGGGTCAAAG AGCAGCACTACCTTACTGACCTTCAGAACCTGGGTCTGCTCGCCTACACCCCCTCCAGAGAGATCGAGGGGAAGAGGATCAACTCATACGATGACAG GTTCatgctgcagctggcccaggagACGGATGGAGTGATCGTGACAAACGACAACTTTAGAGACCTGCTGAATGAGTCCCATAAATTTAGGGACATCATCAAGAAaag TCTCCTCCAGTACACGTTTGTAGGGGATCACTTCATGGTGCCTGATGACCCGCTGGGCCGAGAAGGACCCCATCTGGATGACTTCCTACGCTCACTGCACAG gactCCTGTCCCAGGCAGTCACTCATTT